In Pantoea cypripedii, the following proteins share a genomic window:
- the ihfB gene encoding integration host factor subunit beta, giving the protein MTKSELIERLAGQHTHIPAKVVEDAVKEMLEHMATTLAQGERIEIRGFGSFSLHYRAPRTGRNPKTGDKVDLEGKYVPHFKPGKELRDRANIYG; this is encoded by the coding sequence ATGACCAAGTCAGAACTGATTGAAAGACTTGCTGGCCAGCATACTCATATTCCGGCGAAAGTCGTTGAGGATGCGGTCAAAGAGATGCTCGAGCATATGGCCACAACGTTGGCACAGGGCGAGCGCATTGAAATCCGGGGATTCGGCAGCTTTTCTTTGCACTACCGCGCACCGCGCACCGGACGTAACCCGAAAACGGGTGACAAAGTGGATCTGGAAGGTAAATACGTTCCCCACTTCAAGCCGGGCAAAGAATTGCGTGACCGTGCGAACATTTACGGCTAA
- a CDS encoding DNA internalization-related competence protein ComEC/Rec2 produces MPTTWIVLAGLMIPAALPLVFLPQLPGNGILAAIAVAALLLRLQPFTSLRIAAPFLLLMLWALSEARQMTASIDLLTRAPVSATVRVTDVREDNKQLKIQLLQIDGRYQFPPLFATLNDNGEEEPFCAGQRWQMQLRLRPVHARLNEGEFDLQRFAVAQHTPLQGSIIRRQEVNKTCSWRSRLIQYHLPAFAQMESPAIVQALAFGIRDAMTEEQRRLLRETGTAHLMAISGMHIALAASVGWILARMLQFFFPARRINYLFPLIASGLTAAIYCWVSGSHPPAQRAMLALTLWILLRIAGWQLSGWQVWTLCVGLLLFVDPLTVLSESFWLSALAVAVLLIWYHWFALPVGLRTRRRWIVLQLLHLQLGMMLLMAPLQIFLFQGISLSALLANLLAVPVISFISVPLILLAMLIPVTSLSGGLWWLADQSVHKVMQGLAWLPPGWLAWGEALPAMGVLWGGIVAWRSGILYRAPVQCCSIAVALLIWRSNSPRDEWQIDMIDVGHGLAVVITQGDEAVLYDTGPRWNQGDAGNRVILPWLQRKNITLRAVVLSHKHLDHRGGLDSIVAAKPETPVRSALPETHHLPCYQGEVWHWGKLRFNVLWPPRGAIRGENNDSCVVRVDDGKVSLLLTGDIELEAERQLVAQQKQALASTILQVPHHGSRTSSSALLLRNVAGRVAIASVARYNAWRMPAKTVVDAYRQNGYLWYDTAQSGQINIAINAGDWQIKGLREQIMPRWYHQWFGVKRESR; encoded by the coding sequence ATGCCGACCACATGGATTGTGCTGGCAGGATTAATGATCCCTGCTGCGTTGCCTTTAGTTTTTTTGCCACAACTGCCGGGTAACGGCATCCTGGCGGCGATAGCCGTAGCTGCTTTGTTGCTAAGGTTGCAGCCGTTCACTTCATTGCGTATTGCCGCCCCCTTTTTGCTACTGATGCTGTGGGCGCTGTCCGAAGCACGGCAGATGACTGCCAGTATTGACCTTCTGACCAGGGCGCCGGTAAGCGCGACTGTGCGGGTCACCGATGTACGGGAAGACAACAAACAGCTGAAGATCCAACTGCTGCAAATTGATGGGCGTTATCAGTTTCCCCCGTTATTCGCCACGCTCAACGACAATGGCGAGGAAGAACCGTTCTGCGCAGGACAGCGCTGGCAGATGCAGCTTCGCTTACGTCCTGTGCATGCCCGGCTCAATGAGGGGGAGTTTGATTTACAACGTTTTGCCGTAGCACAACATACGCCGTTGCAGGGATCCATCATCCGGCGTCAGGAAGTGAACAAGACATGTAGCTGGCGATCTCGCCTGATTCAATATCACTTACCTGCATTTGCGCAGATGGAGTCCCCAGCCATTGTTCAGGCTCTGGCATTTGGGATACGCGATGCGATGACCGAAGAACAGCGGCGGCTATTGCGCGAGACGGGAACCGCGCACCTGATGGCTATTTCGGGTATGCATATCGCGCTGGCAGCGAGTGTCGGCTGGATACTTGCACGCATGCTGCAGTTTTTTTTCCCCGCCAGGCGCATTAATTATTTATTTCCTCTGATAGCGAGTGGGTTAACGGCGGCAATTTACTGCTGGGTATCCGGCAGCCATCCTCCTGCGCAACGGGCGATGCTGGCTCTGACGCTTTGGATATTGTTACGCATTGCAGGCTGGCAATTAAGTGGCTGGCAGGTGTGGACATTATGCGTTGGGCTGCTGCTCTTTGTTGATCCTCTCACCGTGTTATCAGAGAGTTTTTGGCTTTCAGCATTGGCGGTGGCGGTATTGCTCATCTGGTATCACTGGTTCGCGTTGCCGGTGGGTCTCCGCACCCGGCGTCGCTGGATAGTGTTGCAGCTGCTGCATTTGCAGTTGGGCATGATGTTATTGATGGCACCACTGCAAATATTTCTGTTTCAGGGCATCAGTCTCAGTGCATTGCTGGCAAATCTGCTGGCGGTGCCAGTCATCTCTTTTATCTCCGTGCCGCTAATCTTACTGGCGATGCTGATTCCTGTTACATCATTGTCCGGCGGCTTATGGTGGCTGGCTGACCAGTCGGTTCATAAGGTGATGCAGGGGCTGGCGTGGCTTCCTCCAGGCTGGCTGGCCTGGGGAGAGGCATTGCCAGCGATGGGTGTGCTATGGGGCGGGATAGTTGCCTGGCGCAGCGGGATTCTTTATCGCGCTCCTGTACAGTGTTGCAGCATCGCGGTTGCTCTATTGATCTGGCGTAGCAATTCACCACGTGATGAATGGCAAATTGACATGATCGATGTGGGCCATGGGCTGGCGGTGGTTATCACCCAGGGGGATGAGGCGGTGCTGTATGACACCGGGCCACGCTGGAACCAGGGCGATGCCGGTAATCGTGTCATACTTCCCTGGTTGCAGCGTAAAAACATAACGCTCCGCGCGGTGGTGTTGAGTCACAAGCATCTGGATCATCGTGGCGGTCTTGACTCTATCGTTGCAGCCAAGCCAGAGACACCGGTGCGCAGCGCGCTGCCGGAGACTCATCATCTCCCTTGCTATCAGGGGGAAGTCTGGCATTGGGGTAAGCTGCGTTTTAACGTGTTATGGCCACCTCGTGGGGCCATCCGGGGAGAAAATAATGATTCCTGTGTGGTGCGCGTTGATGATGGCAAAGTCAGCCTGCTGTTAACCGGGGATATTGAGCTGGAAGCGGAAAGACAATTGGTTGCGCAGCAAAAGCAGGCGCTGGCCTCGACCATCCTGCAAGTGCCCCATCATGGCAGCCGCACATCCTCCAGTGCGTTGCTGTTACGCAATGTCGCAGGCAGGGTAGCGATTGCCTCGGTGGCGCGTTACAACGCCTGGCGAATGCCGGCAAAAACGGTAGTCGATGCTTACCGCCAGAATGGATATCTTTGGTATGACACTGCGCAATCAGGACAGATTAATATCGCGATTAATGCAGGTGATTGGCAGATTAAGGGTTTAAGAGAGCAAATAATGCCCCGCTGGTATCATCAGTGGTTTGGCGTCAAACGTGAATCCAGGTAG
- the msbA gene encoding lipid A ABC transporter ATP-binding protein/permease MsbA, with protein sequence MHQDKDLSTWQTFRRLWPMIAPHKAGLFVSAVALILNAAGDTLMLSLLKPLLDDGFGKADKSVLLWMPLAVIGLMLIRGVTSYISSYCISWVSGNVVMNMRRRLFSHMMGMPVAFFDQQSTGTLLSRITYDSEQVASSSSSALVTVVREGASIIGLFIMMFYYSWQLSLILILLAPIVSFAIRNVSKRFRNISKTMQNTMGQVTTSAEQMLKGHKEVLIFGGQEVESERFARVSNKMRQQGMKLVSASSISDPVIQLIASLALAFVLYAASFPSVMATLTAGTITVVFSSMIALMRPLKSLTNVNAQFQRGMAACQTLFSILDSEQESDNGKRELARAKGDVEFRNVTFTYPGRDIPALRDINLSLPAGKTVALVGRSGSGKSTMASLLTRFYDIQQGEILLDGYDLREYTLSTLRNQVALVSQNVHLFNDTIANNIAYARNEQYSREEIERAATMAHAMDFIKKMDNGLDTVIGENGVLLSGGQRQRIAIARALLRDCPILILDEATSALDTESERAIQSALDELQKNRTSLVIAHRLSTIEKANEIVVVEDGRIVERGTHEVLLAQKGAYAQLHKLQFGQ encoded by the coding sequence ATGCATCAAGACAAAGATCTCTCAACGTGGCAGACATTTCGCCGACTCTGGCCGATGATTGCGCCCCACAAAGCTGGCTTATTCGTGTCTGCTGTGGCGCTGATACTCAATGCGGCAGGCGATACTTTAATGCTCTCCCTGTTGAAACCTTTACTGGATGATGGCTTCGGTAAAGCTGACAAATCCGTACTGCTGTGGATGCCGCTGGCGGTAATTGGCTTAATGCTTATCCGCGGCGTGACCAGCTATATTTCAAGCTACTGTATTTCATGGGTTTCAGGCAATGTGGTGATGAATATGCGCCGTCGCCTGTTTAGCCATATGATGGGGATGCCGGTTGCCTTCTTCGACCAGCAATCTACCGGTACGCTGTTGTCCCGTATTACTTACGATTCTGAACAGGTTGCTTCATCATCATCCAGTGCGCTGGTCACGGTGGTGCGTGAAGGGGCGTCAATCATTGGCCTGTTCATTATGATGTTCTACTACAGTTGGCAGCTGTCTTTGATCCTCATTCTGCTGGCGCCGATTGTGTCATTCGCGATTCGTAACGTCTCAAAACGCTTCCGTAATATCAGCAAAACCATGCAGAACACCATGGGGCAGGTGACCACCAGCGCAGAACAGATGCTCAAAGGGCATAAAGAAGTGCTGATTTTCGGTGGTCAGGAAGTGGAATCTGAACGCTTCGCGCGTGTCAGCAATAAGATGCGTCAGCAGGGTATGAAGCTGGTATCCGCTTCGTCTATTTCTGATCCGGTTATTCAGCTGATTGCTTCTCTGGCTCTGGCGTTCGTGCTGTATGCCGCCAGCTTCCCAAGCGTTATGGCGACGTTAACCGCCGGTACCATCACCGTGGTGTTCTCCTCGATGATTGCGCTGATGCGTCCGCTGAAATCCCTGACCAACGTTAACGCGCAGTTCCAGCGTGGTATGGCTGCCTGCCAGACGTTATTCAGCATTCTCGATAGCGAGCAGGAAAGCGATAACGGTAAGCGTGAACTGGCCCGTGCTAAAGGCGATGTCGAGTTTCGCAACGTCACCTTTACCTACCCAGGCCGTGATATTCCGGCGTTACGCGACATCAATCTGTCGCTACCTGCGGGCAAAACGGTGGCGCTGGTTGGCCGCTCCGGTTCTGGTAAATCTACCATGGCAAGCCTGCTGACCCGCTTTTACGATATCCAGCAAGGTGAAATCCTGCTGGATGGTTACGATTTGCGTGAATACACCCTGAGTACATTACGTAATCAGGTGGCGCTGGTGTCGCAAAACGTGCATCTGTTTAATGACACCATTGCCAACAACATCGCTTACGCGCGCAATGAACAATACAGCCGTGAAGAGATTGAGCGTGCGGCGACGATGGCCCATGCCATGGATTTCATTAAGAAAATGGATAACGGTCTCGATACAGTTATCGGTGAAAATGGGGTATTGCTTTCCGGTGGTCAGCGCCAGCGTATTGCCATTGCCCGTGCTTTGCTGCGTGATTGTCCGATCCTGATCCTCGATGAAGCCACCTCGGCGCTGGATACCGAGTCCGAACGCGCGATTCAATCGGCACTGGACGAGTTGCAGAAAAACCGCACTTCACTGGTGATTGCGCACCGCCTTTCGACCATCGAAAAAGCCAATGAAATCGTCGTGGTTGAAGATGGCCGTATCGTTGAGCGGGGTACGCATGAGGTGCTGCTGGCGCAGAAAGGTGCTTATGCTCAACTTCACAAGCTCCAGTTTGGCCAATGA
- the lpxK gene encoding tetraacyldisaccharide 4'-kinase encodes MIERIWSGRSPLWLLLWPLSLLYGAISWLIRLSFQRGWRKSWRAPCPVIVVGNLTAGGNGKTPVVIWLVQALQQRGLRPGVVSRGYGGKAESYPLLVSAETPTGQAGDEPVLIAQRTQVPVAVAPQRRAAVEALLAQQPLDVIITDDGLQHYALQRDREVVVVDGVRRFGNGWWLPAGPMRERASRLEQVDAVIVNGGEARGREIAMTLQPGLAINLVTGQSTTLDQLPPVVAMAGIGHPPRFFTTLKQQGVQPVAEVAFADHHAYSQAELNSLIQKGQCLLMTEKDAVKCRAFAGENWWYLPVDAHLSGAALPVLLDDITQLCLTARNSQPR; translated from the coding sequence ATGATTGAACGCATCTGGAGTGGGCGATCGCCATTATGGCTGCTGTTGTGGCCGCTCAGTCTGTTGTATGGGGCAATCAGCTGGCTGATTCGCCTCAGTTTCCAGCGCGGCTGGCGTAAAAGCTGGCGCGCGCCCTGTCCGGTGATTGTTGTTGGCAACCTGACGGCAGGGGGCAACGGAAAAACGCCCGTGGTTATCTGGCTGGTGCAGGCACTGCAACAACGTGGCCTGCGTCCGGGTGTGGTCTCACGTGGTTACGGTGGTAAAGCAGAAAGCTATCCATTGCTGGTCAGCGCAGAAACGCCCACCGGGCAGGCGGGCGATGAGCCGGTTTTGATAGCGCAACGTACTCAGGTACCGGTGGCGGTAGCCCCGCAGCGGCGTGCTGCCGTTGAAGCCTTACTGGCCCAGCAACCGTTGGATGTGATCATCACCGACGATGGTTTGCAGCACTATGCTTTGCAGCGCGATCGTGAGGTGGTGGTGGTCGATGGCGTACGTCGCTTTGGTAATGGCTGGTGGTTACCGGCCGGGCCGATGCGGGAGCGAGCTTCGCGTCTTGAGCAGGTTGATGCGGTTATCGTCAATGGCGGTGAGGCCAGGGGCCGGGAAATTGCCATGACGCTGCAACCCGGCCTCGCCATTAACCTGGTCACGGGACAAAGCACCACGCTGGACCAACTGCCACCGGTGGTGGCGATGGCCGGTATCGGACATCCACCACGCTTCTTCACTACCCTGAAACAACAGGGAGTACAGCCAGTTGCCGAAGTTGCCTTTGCCGATCATCATGCCTATAGCCAGGCGGAACTGAACAGCCTGATCCAGAAGGGCCAATGTCTGTTGATGACGGAGAAAGATGCCGTTAAGTGCCGGGCTTTTGCCGGCGAAAACTGGTGGTATTTACCCGTTGATGCCCATCTGTCCGGGGCGGCGCTACCCGTGCTGCTGGATGACATCACGCAACTTTGTCTCACAGCGCGCAATTCACAGCCGCGCTAG
- a CDS encoding winged helix-turn-helix domain-containing protein, producing MTHTDSLSLATARHLHLAAQGLLRPPKRRARFADIHATIRQMSLLQIDTINVVARSPYLVLFSRLGDYPINWLEETLAAGALFEYWAHEACFIPREDYPLLRHRMLDPSRLGWKYNAQWVADHQQEIADLLEHINANGPVRAADFVADKQSKPGWWAWKPHKRHLENLFSAGELMVVERRNFQRVYDLQQRVMPDWDDGQHALSEDDAVISMLNHSARSLGIFRPAWLADYYRLKRVALQPWLAEAEERGDIVPVQVEQLGDMWLHRDLLPQLEQPQSATHTALLSPFDPVVWDRRRALELFNFDYRIECYTPAEKRKYGYFVLPVLHRGSLKGRLDAKMDRQAQQLVIRSFWLEEGVRVTAGFISDVQRAISRFAHWQGASEVVIEQVPAALRAAWSDRWILTE from the coding sequence ATGACCCACACGGATTCCCTTTCTTTAGCCACTGCCCGTCACCTCCATCTTGCCGCCCAGGGCCTGCTCAGGCCGCCGAAACGCCGGGCGCGTTTTGCCGATATTCACGCCACCATTCGGCAGATGTCGCTGCTGCAAATCGATACCATCAATGTCGTGGCGCGTAGCCCATATCTGGTGTTGTTTAGTCGGCTGGGCGATTACCCGATTAACTGGCTGGAAGAGACGCTGGCAGCGGGGGCGCTATTTGAATACTGGGCGCATGAAGCCTGTTTTATTCCCCGCGAAGATTATCCGTTATTGCGCCATCGCATGCTGGATCCTTCGCGTCTGGGCTGGAAATACAATGCGCAGTGGGTAGCGGATCATCAGCAGGAAATTGCGGACTTGCTGGAGCATATCAATGCCAACGGGCCAGTACGCGCCGCCGATTTTGTGGCGGATAAACAGAGTAAACCAGGCTGGTGGGCGTGGAAGCCGCATAAGCGTCATCTGGAAAATCTGTTCAGTGCCGGTGAGCTGATGGTAGTGGAGCGGCGTAATTTTCAGCGGGTGTATGACCTGCAACAGCGTGTGATGCCGGACTGGGATGATGGGCAGCACGCGCTAAGTGAAGACGATGCGGTGATAAGCATGCTGAACCACAGCGCGCGCAGCCTGGGGATTTTCCGTCCCGCCTGGCTGGCAGATTATTACCGTCTGAAACGCGTAGCGTTACAACCCTGGCTGGCGGAGGCTGAGGAGCGGGGTGACATCGTGCCGGTGCAGGTTGAGCAGCTGGGCGACATGTGGTTGCATCGCGATCTCTTGCCACAGCTGGAGCAACCGCAGTCTGCGACCCATACCGCGCTGCTGTCGCCTTTTGATCCGGTGGTATGGGATCGCCGCCGCGCGCTGGAACTGTTCAATTTTGACTACCGTATCGAATGCTATACCCCGGCAGAGAAGCGTAAATACGGTTATTTCGTGTTGCCTGTTTTGCATCGCGGCAGCCTGAAAGGGCGTCTGGATGCGAAAATGGATCGCCAGGCGCAGCAACTGGTGATCCGATCATTTTGGCTGGAAGAGGGGGTGCGTGTGACGGCTGGCTTTATCAGCGATGTACAGCGCGCCATCTCGCGATTTGCGCACTGGCAGGGTGCCAGTGAAGTGGTGATCGAGCAGGTTCCGGCAGCATTACGCGCCGCCTGGTCAGATCGCTGGATATTAACCGAGTAG
- a CDS encoding Trm112 family protein: MDHRLLEIVACPVCNGKLYYNKEQQELICKPDGLAFPVRDGIPVLLETEARTLSVEEIHP, from the coding sequence ATGGATCACCGTTTACTTGAGATTGTGGCTTGCCCGGTTTGCAATGGAAAACTGTACTACAACAAAGAGCAGCAGGAGTTGATCTGCAAACCTGATGGGCTGGCGTTCCCGGTGCGGGATGGCATTCCAGTATTACTGGAAACCGAAGCGCGCACCTTGTCAGTTGAAGAGATCCATCCATGA
- the kdsB gene encoding 3-deoxy-manno-octulosonate cytidylyltransferase has protein sequence MSFVAIIPARYASTRLPGKPLVDILGKPMVVHVMERARESGADRVIVATDHPDVAAAVEAAGGEVCMTSPDHHSGTERLAEVIEKYQFPDDTIIVNVQGDEPMIPPAIVRQVAANLAQAEAGMATLAVPIHDAEEAFNPNAVKVVTDARGYALYFSRATIPWDRERYAKSREQAGDTLLRHIGIYAYRAGFIRRYIAWAPCPLEQIELLEQLRVLWYGEKIHVAVAETVPSVGVDTPEDLQRVRVAMQG, from the coding sequence ATGAGTTTCGTCGCCATTATTCCGGCGCGTTATGCTTCAACGCGTCTGCCGGGTAAACCGCTGGTGGATATTCTCGGTAAACCGATGGTGGTGCATGTGATGGAGCGTGCACGTGAATCCGGTGCGGATCGTGTCATTGTTGCCACCGACCATCCGGACGTGGCCGCCGCCGTCGAAGCCGCCGGTGGTGAGGTCTGCATGACCAGCCCTGACCATCATTCCGGTACCGAGCGTCTGGCAGAAGTGATTGAAAAATATCAGTTCCCGGATGACACCATTATCGTCAATGTCCAGGGCGATGAGCCGATGATCCCGCCTGCCATTGTGCGTCAGGTCGCGGCGAATCTGGCTCAGGCTGAAGCGGGGATGGCGACCCTGGCAGTGCCGATTCACGATGCAGAAGAAGCCTTCAATCCCAACGCGGTAAAAGTGGTGACTGATGCACGGGGTTATGCGCTCTATTTCTCACGCGCCACTATCCCGTGGGATCGTGAACGTTACGCGAAATCGCGTGAACAGGCTGGCGATACACTACTGCGTCATATTGGCATCTATGCTTATCGTGCAGGCTTTATACGTCGCTACATTGCCTGGGCACCTTGCCCGCTGGAGCAGATTGAGCTGCTTGAGCAGTTGCGTGTGTTGTGGTACGGCGAAAAAATCCACGTTGCGGTGGCGGAAACCGTGCCGAGCGTGGGGGTTGATACCCCGGAAGACCTGCAACGCGTGCGCGTAGCAATGCAGGGATAA
- a CDS encoding YcbJ family phosphotransferase gives MEQLRSELALVLGESVGRLETISEQSQSRLYALYDAADKPMPVVAKYFRHQGRAALEAKKLAMLGRDGLIAVPAVFGLVLSQQKPVHEMLLMARLNGVSAEVPSRTAARWEQLCEQVIEGLLAWHRIDSHGLVGSIDSIQENSWPAWYQQRVEVLWSTLGYLSPPGFTLDDRQILFRSRQQLPRLLEGFDDPCVLIHGNLRLASIMKDVHSDQLVAMTQPGNVLWAPREFELMRLGDNGAEASLLQHYLQRAPVAEGFLWRRWLYQLWDCIDTLVNTGQFDRPRFDRAREQLLPWLG, from the coding sequence ATGGAACAGCTCCGTTCAGAACTCGCGCTGGTGCTTGGAGAAAGCGTCGGCCGTCTCGAAACCATTAGTGAACAATCACAATCGCGGCTTTACGCCCTGTACGATGCCGCCGATAAACCGATGCCGGTGGTGGCGAAGTATTTCCGTCATCAGGGGCGCGCCGCGCTGGAAGCCAAAAAGCTGGCGATGCTGGGCCGTGATGGTTTGATTGCCGTTCCTGCGGTGTTTGGTCTGGTGCTGAGTCAGCAAAAGCCGGTGCATGAAATGTTACTGATGGCCCGCCTCAATGGTGTTTCTGCCGAAGTGCCATCGCGCACTGCCGCACGCTGGGAGCAATTGTGTGAGCAGGTCATTGAGGGCTTGCTGGCCTGGCATCGTATTGATAGCCACGGTCTGGTGGGGAGCATCGATAGCATTCAGGAAAACAGCTGGCCCGCCTGGTATCAGCAGCGGGTTGAAGTGCTGTGGTCGACCCTGGGTTATCTGTCACCGCCTGGTTTCACCCTCGACGATCGGCAAATTCTGTTTCGCAGTCGTCAGCAACTGCCCCGCCTGCTGGAAGGATTTGACGATCCCTGCGTGTTGATTCATGGCAACCTGCGCCTCGCGAGCATTATGAAGGATGTACACAGCGATCAACTGGTGGCAATGACCCAGCCCGGCAATGTGCTGTGGGCACCGCGTGAGTTTGAGCTGATGCGGCTGGGGGATAACGGTGCTGAGGCGTCACTGCTGCAACACTATTTGCAGCGCGCGCCGGTGGCAGAGGGCTTCCTCTGGCGGCGCTGGCTGTATCAATTATGGGACTGCATCGATACCCTGGTGAATACCGGGCAATTTGATCGTCCGCGTTTTGATCGTGCGCGGGAACAGCTACTCCCCTGGCTGGGGTGA